The nucleotide window GGGCGTGACCTTCGAGCTGAGCAGCGGAGCCGAGCTGTACCTCGAAGCCACCTACCACTGGGTCGACACCGAGAACAGTGCGTCGTGGGTCCCGGTGACCTTCGGGATCCGCTGGTAAGCCGAGGTTCGGCGGACCGGGCCGCGCGCCCGGTCCGCCGTTCCGCCTCACTTCAGAACGCGGGCTTTCTTCAGATTCTTCACCGTCAGGTCCGCGACCTCCACCACCGCCGTCCCGACACCGCGCTCGAGGTCGGTCGTGTAGCTGCCGATCCATCGCGGCCCTTCCACTCCCAGCGAGTGGAACTCGGACCGGATCTCGAGGATCAGGAACGTGGAGTTCTTGGAATCGCCGATCGGAACGCTCCCCCCCAGGAACACTCCGTAAGGACCCGAGCTCGCGCCGATGCCCACGCTGAGCGTCGCGGAGGACTCGTTCTCCTTGCCCTGCCCGCTGACGCGGAACACCAGCGCGGCGTCCGCCCCGATCTCGCGCACTTTCGCCTCGACCGCCTCGCGGCTCGCGAGGTCCTCCGGAGTCAGGACCTTGTGCGCGGCCACGGCGTCCGTTCCCTGCGCCTTCAGGCCGAGGACCGCGTAGTCCTCCATCTGGCCCCTCACGGTCTCGTCGGCCAGCTTCGCGTACACCACGACCTTGCGGTACGCCGCCGGCTTCAGCTCCGGCGCCGTCCAGGCCGTCTTGCCCTTCGTCTTGGCCGCTGCGTCTAGGCCGACGGCGAGGCCGAGGAGTGGAACCAGCACCCAGGCCAATCTCTTCATGGGAATCTCCGCGACGCATCGTACAGCGTCGGGCTATCCTGACGGCATGCTGGAGAAGATCATGAATCGATGGATCGTCGCCGCCTGCGTCGTCGTCCTCCTGGCGGCCGCACCCGCCCATGCCGGCAAGATCAAGACGGACTTCAACCCGAAGGCCGACTTCGATGCGTATCGGACCTGGGACTGGGTGGAGGGCCACGACGTCGGCCACCGCGGGGTCCTCGCCGGGAAGGCCGCACGGGAGCTCGTCGAGAGCGCCCTCACGAGCGACCTCGAGCGGGTGGGCCTCCGCCGCGTCGCCGCGGGGGAGAAGCCCGACCTCGTCGTCCGCTACGTGGGGGAGGTCTCCGACGCGGCGAAGGGCACGACCTCCGGCTACCTGGGGGGGTACGAGCCGTACATCATGGGGGAGTGGAGCCAGGGGTTCCAGACGGCCCTGAACGTCTCGGAGAAGTCCGCGACGATGATGGTCGACCTCATCGATCCCGACACCAAGATGCTCGTTTGGCGCGCGTTCATCGAGCAGAAGTACGGATCGACCGCGAGCCAGATCGGAAGCCCCGTGGCCGAGGCGGTGCGCAAGGCGTTCGAGGATTACCCGCCGAGCGAATCGGCCCGCGCGCGCAAGCTCAAGGAGTGGGAGAAACGCGAAAAGGCTAAATGAGCCCCGCCTTGCGCAGGGCCTGCGTGATCTTGGTGATCACGTCGAGCCCGGCCTCGGGCTTGATCCCGGGGTCGATCGAATCGCTGGTCCCGGACCACACGATCCTCCCCTTCCCCTCGTCGAGCCGCCAGTAGTCGCACTTGAACCGCGCGCGGCTCTTGTTCTCCATGTACCCGGGCACTTCCACCTGCTGGTAGGTGTACCAGTACGACCCGTACCAGTCCTGGCCGACGTATTGGGGCTGGAGGGAAGTCTCGGACTCCTTCCACTTCACCTTGGTCTCGATGCCGACGAGGTTCGTGATCAGGACGCTGTCGAACCCCTCGGCCGCGACCTTCGCCGTCGCGGTCTCCCGGTCCTTGGGAAGCTCGGGGAACAGCCGGTACGACGGGATCACGACCACGCCCTGAAGGGCGAGCTCCCCCGCGAAGATCTCCTCCCAGTTCTTCCGGCGATCGAGATCGGGGCTCACGAGCACGAGGAGGAGCTTCTTCGCGGGGCCGACCCCCGCGGTCTTTCCGCTCGCCTCGAGTTTGGTCCCGGCCGGCGCCTGGAGGGCGGCCAGGGCGAAGATGAGGGCGAGGCCCGCCGCCAGGGTGGGTCTCGTCGCCATCAGAACGCCAGCGTCAGGTAGGCGCTCAGGCCGCTGATCTGGTAGTTGAACTTCGCCTTGTACTTCTCCGTCTCGTATTCCTTGAGACGCACCGTCGTCGTGTCGAGCCCGAGCGCGACCCCCACGTTCCGGGTGAAGTGCCACTTCATGCGCAACGCGCTCTCGCGCATGCCGCCGTTGATCTTCCCGTAGTCGAGGTTGAACAGGCGCACGTACATCAGGACGGTCAGCCGGTCCCGGACCGCCCAGTCGACCTGCAGGCCGACGAGGGGGACGGGGAACTTCACGTCGGCCTCCTTGTTCACTCCCCCCGCCACCGGCCCGTCGGGTCCGATCACGGAGCCGGCGGCTTCGAGTCCCGCCGTCAGGGTGAGGTAACTCAGGCCGGCCGAGCCGGAGATGCGCACCTGGTCGAGGTTGAGGAAGTCGTACCGGTACGCGGCGTACACGAAGCGGGAGTCGAAGGTCGCCGTGACGTACGCGCCCTCCTGGAAGGTGTACTCCCCCCACTCCACGTCCCGATCGGAGACGACGGAGTGCGAGCGATTGAACTGGACGAGCCCGAAGTCCAGCAGACTCCTCCCGGTGATGCGCCACGTCCCCTCGCCGCGCAACGACTGCTTGGAACCGGGAAGATCGAAGATGTCCTCGAAATTGATGCTCACGCCGGTGCCGGCGTCCGCGAGGGACAGCCCCCCCTCGGTGGTGAAGCTCGCGGCCTGGCCGCCGATCCAGAGCTGGATCTTGTCCGGAACGCCGGCGAACTCCGCTCGCGCCGGAGCAACCGCTCCGAGCGCGAGACACAACGTGGCGACCACGTACCAGCGACGGGTGTGCATCGTCTCCTCCCTTTCCGCGGGGCCTCGAGTCGTCTCCCGCCGCAAAGTACCATCGGCCGCGTGCGATCCGATAGGGCAAACTCCCCGAAGATGACCGGCCTCAAGCGTCCCCCCGGCCCGGCGCGATAGGATCGGCGCTTCCACCCGAAGGAGGGAGCCCATGAGGATCGTCGTCGCCCCCGTGTTCTGCGCCGTGATGCTGGGCGCCGTCGGCAACGCGCCGGCCCAGACGGAGTCCGAGATCGCCCTGACCCGCAAGATGATCGAAACCGAGCGGCAGGCGATCGTCGCCGAGAACCTCGGCCTTACCGAAGCCCAGGGGAACGCCTTCTGGCCGCTCTACCGGGACTACATGAACGAGCGGTCGCAGCTCGCGGACCGATCGACGAGCCTGCTTCGGAAGTTCGCCGCGTCGTACGACATCGTGGACGACGCCTCCGCCTCGTCGTTTCTCGACGATTTCCTGAACATCCAGAGGGACGAGGTCGCCCTGAAGCGGTCCTGGGCGGGCAAGATGCGCAAGGCCCTACCCGCCGGGCTCGTCGCGCGGTTCTTCCAGATCGAAAACAAGCTCGACGCCTACACGCGGGCTCTGCTCGCCGACGAGGTGCCGCTCATCAAGGGCGGGAAGCCGGTCCACCTCGCGCCGAAACCCTGACCCCTCCCGATTCTCCGGAATCTCGAGGCGGATCGGGTCGATAATGCGTCCACGCCATGGCCTACACACCCGCCGACTTGCGTTCCGAGCTCGAATCGCACGTCCGCTTCGAGACGATGCTCGTCGAGTTGTCCCTGCAGTTCCTTCGGATTCCGGCCGACGAGGTTGACGGGGCGATCACGCAGGCGCAGCAACGCGTCTGCGAGGCCCTCGGCGTGGACGTATCCGCACTGTGGCAGTGGTCCGGGGACGGCGAGTCGGACGTCACCTTGACCCATCTCCATCGCCCCATGGGGGGTCCCCCCTTCCCGCAGGGGATGAACGCCGCGGAGGACTTCCCGTGGTTCTTGGAGCGCATCTCGGCCGGAAGGCCGGTCGTCGCCCCCTCGCCCGAGGACTTCCCCCCGGAGGGGGCCCGCGACCGGGAGACCCTGCGCCGCCTCGGGATCATCTCCTCGGTGGCATTGCCGCTGGCCGTCGGCGGAGCGCCCCCCTTCGGCGCGATCTCGTTCAATACCATGCGGGAGCGGCGGGACTGGCCGGGCGAGGTCCTCCGTCGGCTGGACCTCGTCGCGCAGATCTTCGCCAATGCGCTCTCCCGCAAGCGATCGGACCGGGCGTTGAAGGAGAGCGAGGAACGACTGTCCCTGGCGGCCGAGTCGGGAGAGCTGGGCCTCTGGAGCCTCGACCTGGCCGGCGGTCGCCTCTGGGCCACGCCGAAGTCGCGGGAGCTGTTCGGCCTGCCGGCGGACACCTCGCTGACCCTCGACGGCGTGCTGGAGTTGATTCACCGCGACGACCGGGATTCCGTCCTCCGCACGATCGACGAGGTCGTGCGTTCGCGGCAGGTCGGACGACTGGAGTACCGGGTGAGGAGGCCCGACGGGCACGAGGCATGGATCGTCTCGCGAGGCCGCGTCCGTTGCGACCCCGCCGGCAAGCCCGCGATCCTGATGGGCGTCTCCGTGGATGTCTCCGAGCGCCACCGGGCGGAGGAGATCTCCCGCAACCTGGGAGGTCGGATCCTCGCCGCGCACGAGGAGGAGCGCTCCCGGCTGGCACGCGAGCTCCACGACGACGTGTCGCAGCGCCTGGCGTGTTTTGCGATCGACGTCGCGAGGATCGAATCGCAGGTCACGACCGCATCCACCGGGAAGGCCCTGCGCGACCTGCGCACCGCGCTCGCCCGCCTGGGCGAGGACATCCACGCGTTGTCCCATCAGCTCCATCCCTCGATCCTCGTGGACCTCGGCCTCGTCGCCGCGCTGACCGCCGAGTGCGAACGCTTCGCGTTGCAGCAGTCGATTCCCGTCGAGACGGAGCTCGGCGAGGTTCCGGACTCCCTCTCGCGCGCGACCGGTCTCTGCCTTTTCCGCGTGACGCAGGAAGCCCTGCGGAACGTCGCTCGCCACGCCCGGGCCGGCGGGGTCCGGGTGTCCCTGCGCGAACGGGACGGCGGGCTCGAGGTGCGCGTCGGTGACGACGGCGTGGGATTCGACGCATCGGCGCCGCCCCGGACGGCCCGGCTCGGCCTCGTCGGGATGCGGGAACGTGTCCTTCTGCTTCACGGCCGTGTGGAGGTGGCGAGCGCGCCGGGTCGCGGGACCTCGGTCGCGGCCTGGATTCCGATCCCGGGGGAGCGGCCGTGAGCGAGGGGACGCGCCCCCGCGTGCTCCTGGCCGACGACCACCGTCTGGTCGCCGAGGGGATCAAGACGCTCCTCGAGCGCGAGTTCGAGATCGTCGGCATGGCCGAGGACGGGCTCGCGCTGCTGGACGCGGCGGAGCGGCTCCATCCCGACGTCGTCGTGGCGGACATCACGATGCCCCGCCTCAACGGGATCGACGCCATCGCACGGCTGCGGCAGATCGACGACCGCATTCGGATCGTCCTCCTCACGATGCACCCGGAGCCGATGTACGTGCGCCGCGCCCTCGACGCGGGAGCGTCGGGGTACGTCCTCAAGCACTCCTCCCCGGAAGAGCTCGTCGCCGCGATCCGCGCCGCGCTCGCCGGAAGGACCTACATCGAGCCGACGCTCGTCGGGGAGTTGTTGCACGATTCGGCGCGCCGTCCCGGAGACCACGTGGACCCGGTCGCCTCGCTGACCCCCCGTCAGCGGGAGATCCTGCAGATGGTCGCGGAGGGGCGCACGGCGAAGGAGATCGGCGCGGCCCTCGCGATCTCGGCCCGGACCGTCGAGTTCCACAAGTACCAGCTCATGGAATCGCTGGGCCTGCACACGACCGCCGACCTCGTCCACTTCGCGATCAAGCACGGCATCGTCTCCGTCTGACGCCTCCCTTGCGTAGAAATTGCCCCTCGACCCCCGTAGTTCTACGAGGTCACGCCGCGGTCCCACTTCGGTAGCGTGGGCGGGGTTCCACCGGAGGAAGCACCCATGGGTTCTCGAATCGCGATCCGCCTCGCGGCCTG belongs to Candidatus Polarisedimenticolaceae bacterium and includes:
- a CDS encoding DUF4136 domain-containing protein; amino-acid sequence: MLEKIMNRWIVAACVVVLLAAAPAHAGKIKTDFNPKADFDAYRTWDWVEGHDVGHRGVLAGKAARELVESALTSDLERVGLRRVAAGEKPDLVVRYVGEVSDAAKGTTSGYLGGYEPYIMGEWSQGFQTALNVSEKSATMMVDLIDPDTKMLVWRAFIEQKYGSTASQIGSPVAEAVRKAFEDYPPSESARARKLKEWEKREKAK
- a CDS encoding PAS domain-containing protein, producing the protein MAYTPADLRSELESHVRFETMLVELSLQFLRIPADEVDGAITQAQQRVCEALGVDVSALWQWSGDGESDVTLTHLHRPMGGPPFPQGMNAAEDFPWFLERISAGRPVVAPSPEDFPPEGARDRETLRRLGIISSVALPLAVGGAPPFGAISFNTMRERRDWPGEVLRRLDLVAQIFANALSRKRSDRALKESEERLSLAAESGELGLWSLDLAGGRLWATPKSRELFGLPADTSLTLDGVLELIHRDDRDSVLRTIDEVVRSRQVGRLEYRVRRPDGHEAWIVSRGRVRCDPAGKPAILMGVSVDVSERHRAEEISRNLGGRILAAHEEERSRLARELHDDVSQRLACFAIDVARIESQVTTASTGKALRDLRTALARLGEDIHALSHQLHPSILVDLGLVAALTAECERFALQQSIPVETELGEVPDSLSRATGLCLFRVTQEALRNVARHARAGGVRVSLRERDGGLEVRVGDDGVGFDASAPPRTARLGLVGMRERVLLLHGRVEVASAPGRGTSVAAWIPIPGERP
- a CDS encoding response regulator transcription factor, whose amino-acid sequence is MSEGTRPRVLLADDHRLVAEGIKTLLEREFEIVGMAEDGLALLDAAERLHPDVVVADITMPRLNGIDAIARLRQIDDRIRIVLLTMHPEPMYVRRALDAGASGYVLKHSSPEELVAAIRAALAGRTYIEPTLVGELLHDSARRPGDHVDPVASLTPRQREILQMVAEGRTAKEIGAALAISARTVEFHKYQLMESLGLHTTADLVHFAIKHGIVSV